In Papaver somniferum cultivar HN1 chromosome 1, ASM357369v1, whole genome shotgun sequence, a genomic segment contains:
- the LOC113306025 gene encoding indole-3-acetic acid-amido synthetase GH3.10 produces MEAVVNNKIISNDDYEIIKWFEDISENAGLVQTETLRRIIEMNFETEYLKKWLGNDLNIQEMDSSSIESLYTSLVPLVSHADLEPYILRIKDGDLTPVLIQEAITTLSLSSGTTEGRQKYVPFTRHSSQTTLQMFRLAAAYRSRVFPIREGGRILEFIYSSAQSKTKGGIAVGTATSHYYASEEFKIKQTKTKSFTCSPQEVISGGDYKESTYCHLLLGLIFCDQVEFITSTFAYSIVQAFTTFEEVWECIVQDIREGTLNSVKVTSNKMREAVLDIISPNPCLASRIEEKCKELDVTDWFSVIPKLWPNAKYVYSIMTGSMQPYLKKLRHYSGSLPIVCADYGSTESWIGVNIEPCCPPEDVSFTIVPTFSYFEFIPLHRDKKGYISTSSAAIDDFIEDEPVPLSKVKIGQEYELVLTTFTGLYRYRLGDVVEVAGFYKGTPKLNFICRRKLILTVNIDKNTEKDLQFVVERGSQILSREKAEIVDFTSHANVMKQPGNYVIYWEIKGEVKEGTLSECCREMDESFVDYGYVVSRKSKSIGPLELCIVEKGTFKRILDYFVGNGAAMSQFKTPRCTSNQVILRILNVYTVKRVHSTAYGG; encoded by the exons ATGGAAGCAGTAGTAAATAACAAAATTATATCaaatgatgattatgaaattATCAAATGGTTTGAAGATATCTCAGAGAACGCTGGATTAGTTCAGACAGAAACTCTTCGACGTATTATCGAGATGAATTTTGAAACGGAATATCTCAAGAAATGGCTTGGAAACGATTTGAATATTCAAGAAATGGATTCCAGTTCAATTGAATCACTCTATACTTCTTTAGTTCCTCTTGTTTCTCATGCAGATTTAGAACCATATATTCTAAGGATTAAGGATGGAGATTTAACACCTGTTCTCATTCAAGAAGCTATTACTACTCTTTCTTTAAG TTCAGGAACAACAGAAGGAAGACAAAAGTACGTTCCTTTCACTCGTCATAGTTCACAAACAACACTTCAGATGTTTAGATTGGCTGCTGCTTACAGATCAAG GGTTTTTCCAATAAGGGAAGGAGGAAGGATACTTGAGTTCATTTACAGTAGTGCACAGTCAAAAACAAAAGGAGGAATAGCAGTAGGAACAGCAACAAGTCATTATTACGCGAGTGAAGAGTTCAAAATCAAACAAACGAAAACGAAATCATTTACTTGTAGTCCACAAGAAGTAATTTCAGGTGGAGATTATAAAGAATCAACATATTGTCATCTTTTACTTGGTCTTATTTTCTGTGATCAAGTTGAATTCATCACTTCCACATTTGCTTATAGTATAGTACAAGCTTTCACAACATTTGAGGAAGTTTGGGAATGTATCGTCCAAGATATAAGAGAAGGGACTTTGAATTCGGTAAAAGTCACTTCAAATAAGATGAGAGAAGCCGTTCTGGATATCATATCTCCAAACCCGTGTTTAGCTTCAAGGATTGAAGAGAAATGCAAAGAATTAGATGTGACGGATTGGTTTTCGGTAATACCGAAACTATGGCCTAACGCCAAGTACGTCTACTCAATAATGACAGGATCAATGCAACCTTATTTGAAAAAACTGAGACATTATTCAGGAAGTTTGCCAATTGTTTGTGCCGATTATGGATCGACAGAAAGTTGGATTGGTGTCAATATTGAACCCTGTTGTCCACCTGAAGATGTCAGTTTTACTATTGTACCCACATTTTCTTACTTTGAGTTTATACCTCTTCATAGAGATAAAAAAGGTTACATCAGTACCTCCTCAGCAGCTATTGATGACTTTATAGAAGATGAACCCGTACCACTTTCTAAAGTTAAGATTGGTCAAGAATACGAGCTGGTTCTTACAACTTTCACAG GGCTTTACAGGTATAGATTAGGAGATGTGGTTGAAGTTGCTGGTTTCTACAAAGGAACCCCGAAACTGAATTTTATTTGCAGAAGAAAACTAATTTTGACAGTAAATATCGACAAAAATACAGAGAAAGACCTTCAGTTTGTGGTAGAGAGAGGATCACAAATTTTAAGCAGAGAGAAAGCTGAAATAGTAGACTTCACGAGCCACGCCAACGTTATGAAACAGCCGGGTAATTATGTAATTTATTGGGAGATTAAGGGTGAAGTCAAGGAAGGAACTCTCAGCGAGTGCTGCAGGGAAATGGACGAGTCTTTCGTAGATTATGGATACGTCGTTTCAAGGAAATCCAAATCTATTGGACCGTTGGAACTATGCATTGTAGAGAAAGGAACATTTAAGAGAATTCTGGATTATTTTGTAGGGAATGGAGCAGCTATGAGCCAGTTTAAGACGCCCAGGTGTACTAGTAACCAAGTTATATTAAGGATTCTAAATGTTTACACAGTGAAAAGGGTTCATAGTACTGCTTATGGGGGGTGA